The Novosphingobium sp. Gsoil 351 genome contains the following window.
TACGCCCTGCCTTCAGAACGGCTAGCGTACAGCGAAGCCATCATTGCGACCAGCGCGCTTTGCGCGGTGCAGACATCCATCGTCCCGGGGCGGTTAAACACTGGCGGGTTGCCCTTGCCTGCATTCTCAAACTCCCAACCGGCAATGGCGTTAAAAATTGAGTCATAGCCCGGCCAGTTTCCGCGCTCCCCCATTTGGCCATAGGCACTAGAATAATTGAATGAGACGGCCGGATTGATACGTCTGATGTTGTCTTCGGTCAGGCCGAGCTTGGCCGCGCCCTTGAAGCGCATATTGTGGTGGACGACCTCGGCCCACCGGATGAGCCGCTCAAGGATGGGCTGCGCTTCTGGCTTGGTCAGGTCGAGCGCCAAGCTTCGCTTCGATCGGGCCGCAGCCTGATAATAGCGATGCATAAAGCGAATCCGGTCGCCCGTCAGCGCCTCCACCTTGATGACATTCGCGCCCATGTCGCCCATCATCGACGTTCCCATCGGGCCTGCCAGGAACATGCCTAGGTCAAGAATGCGTGCACCTTCGAGGACCTCGACGGGTCGCTCACTACCTGGCGCGACCTTTAACGGATCTAATAGCCAATCGACATCACCTCCTTCGCCCAACGTCGGCGCGCGGGGAGCGGGAAGGATCGCGCCATCGACGTGGATGGGAACGTTAGGCTGAATCGTGGCGCCCAGCTCAGCATCATCGACCTCCACGGCATAACCATTTACGTGGGCTTCAGGATGACGCAGGACTTCGCCCATCGGATAAGCCGGCTCAGCGGCAATATCGGCGGCCCTTAAATCGGCGAGCCACGATTCTAGCGGACGACGACGGAAAGCCTCCACCAATCCTTCACTCGAGTCGATCTCGAATCCTTCGGCGAGCACTTCCCACATCGTTGGCAGCGAACCGAAATCAAACTGCTGCGACGGGTCCATGATTTGCAACCAGTCACCGCCGGCACACTGGTAAAGCTGGTTACGCATCGGCCGCGCGGCCAACGGGTAGGGCTGTGGATTGGGCATCGGCCCCGCGGAATTCCGCGCCCATACCAGCGGCAGCGTTGCGAGGAAGCCTTGACAGATCGAGGTATGCGTCGGGCCTCCGCGGCCGGTTGCAAGCCGCAGTACCAAACGCGCGAGAATTCCTGCAGCGGCCAAATGTGCCGCCGACCACCCGCCTTGGCGGTAGCGGTAGACGATTG
Protein-coding sequences here:
- a CDS encoding CoA transferase codes for the protein MLRGLRIVEIGEGMAVHVAGLLLSALGAEVLKVERAGGDPARGTAPFANWNRGKRSIVLNLDAAESRTELDRRLAAADVLLHQFTPRRAAARQLDDSSLARRFPRLVTCAITGSPPGHVDVERSADELLVAARLGVLYENDGHRSGPIVYRYRQGGWSAAHLAAAGILARLVLRLATGRGGPTHTSICQGFLATLPLVWARNSAGPMPNPQPYPLAARPMRNQLYQCAGGDWLQIMDPSQQFDFGSLPTMWEVLAEGFEIDSSEGLVEAFRRRPLESWLADLRAADIAAEPAYPMGEVLRHPEAHVNGYAVEVDDAELGATIQPNVPIHVDGAILPAPRAPTLGEGGDVDWLLDPLKVAPGSERPVEVLEGARILDLGMFLAGPMGTSMMGDMGANVIKVEALTGDRIRFMHRYYQAAARSKRSLALDLTKPEAQPILERLIRWAEVVHHNMRFKGAAKLGLTEDNIRRINPAVSFNYSSAYGQMGERGNWPGYDSIFNAIAGWEFENAGKGNPPVFNRPGTMDVCTAQSALVAMMASLYASRSEGRAYATQTSLLGVAAFTQGERLIGTDGALSETYHLTADQTGFSPYHRIFECDAGKWIAVAAVNEKQRAGMRSVLGSDEDDFATKARAKAAPELLAELEWAGVPCDMVKFRDAMNRFFDDPANHTLNLVSKLKQPLYGIVEQPGAFWNFGDLAVAFRRACPAIGEHTNEIMREIGYSDVEIAAYREAKIIA